The genomic interval CAGCCACTAAATAATCAAAGCTGCCGCGATAGTGATTTTTAAAGTTCCCACTCTCCATATTAATAATTTGGCTGTGGGCACCAATTTGGCTGCCTTCCTCAAAATGGGCTTTGCCAATATTTTGATTAAGCTCTTCATAAGCCGTGTTACAACCGGTGCCTAAAATAAAACCGATGTAACCGCCATAATTTTTAGTTAAGGTCGCCCCCATAAGTAAAGTGGTAACGGTATCGTTAAGCACCACAACTTTGTAGCCGGTAGTATGCCCTAACTCTTTAAGAGCTTTAAGTAAACCTTCACCCACACATCGGCCAACAACTTGTGGAGCTTTAATCTCTTTGCTAAAGGTAATAAGTTTACCATCTTTATTCGCAGTACTCTCGGCAGCGTAACTAAAACAAAAACCTATCTTATCACTTTTATCGGCCACTAAACTTAATCTTTGGGCTAACTCGTTAAAAAACTCTTCAGCCGTTACTTCGCCACTCACACCGGGCATAGTGCCTTTGCTAAAATCTTCAATAACGGCCTCTTTTTGTTCATTAAAATGCACTAAAGCTGCCCGTAAGTTGGTACCGCCGGCATCTAGCACTATTACCTTTTTGTTAATAGCTACACCACCAGCCACCTCAATACGCGTAGGCAACATCATTACCCCTATGGGGTTAGTTGTGTTAAGGTTAGCCGTCATCTCGGCCAAAAAATCGGCCACTTGCTCGGCCATATCTACGCTACTGCGGTGCATTTTATGTTTAATTAA from Spirochaetaceae bacterium carries:
- a CDS encoding hexokinase — translated: MIEVDNFLIKHKMHRSSVDMAEQVADFLAEMTANLNTTNPIGVMMLPTRIEVAGGVAINKKVIVLDAGGTNLRAALVHFNEQKEAVIEDFSKGTMPGVSGEVTAEEFFNELAQRLSLVADKSDKIGFCFSYAAESTANKDGKLITFSKEIKAPQVVGRCVGEGLLKALKELGHTTGYKVVVLNDTVTTLLMGATLTKNYGGYIGFILGTGCNTAYEELNQNIGKAHFEEGSQIGAHSQIINMESGNFKNHYRGSFDYLVAAATQNPQQNTFEKMLSGAYFDKLCKITLEQAINEGLFTKESSLSLSKLTFTTVDVSNFLADPNGRHSFNHLQQIITIQEYTKLYYLFDQLALRLAKLVAINLAAVILKTGKGREVTSPLAIIADGSAFYGMPKLKERVQSYLEHFLQGENLRYFELIKVDNASMLGAAVAALTNLS